One Nodularia sp. LEGE 06071 DNA segment encodes these proteins:
- a CDS encoding pentapeptide repeat-containing protein, with protein MDVNNFLQRYASGERDFSQVDLSRANLGGAILHQVNLSGANLSKANLNKAHLEDANLTNADLSTTYLTAANLEGANLSGANLHKADLDRANLRDANLTNANLEGANFRNATLPDGTMSD; from the coding sequence ATGGATGTCAATAATTTTCTGCAACGCTATGCGTCTGGAGAAAGAGATTTTTCTCAAGTTGATTTGAGTAGAGCCAATCTGGGGGGCGCAATCCTACATCAAGTTAATCTTAGCGGTGCAAATCTGAGTAAAGCCAACCTGAATAAAGCACATCTCGAAGATGCAAATCTCACTAATGCAGATTTAAGTACAACCTATCTGACAGCTGCCAATCTAGAAGGCGCTAACTTGTCAGGAGCCAACCTGCATAAAGCTGATTTGGATCGTGCCAATTTACGAGATGCAAATTTGACTAATGCCAACTTGGAAGGAGCAAATTTTCGTAATGCTACTCTCCCTGATGGCACTATGTCAGATTAG
- a CDS encoding GlsB/YeaQ/YmgE family stress response membrane protein produces MNIIAWIVLGLIAGAIAKAIYPGHQGGGILATILLGIIGAFIGGSLGVFFSTGTFALTAPTLSITGIIVAIIGAIIAVFLWNLLTSRSAT; encoded by the coding sequence ATGAACATTATTGCTTGGATTGTTTTAGGTTTAATTGCTGGTGCGATCGCTAAAGCCATTTACCCAGGACATCAAGGTGGTGGAATTTTAGCAACCATCTTGCTGGGAATTATTGGCGCTTTTATTGGTGGTAGCTTGGGAGTATTTTTTAGTACAGGAACCTTTGCCCTAACGGCTCCTACTCTCAGTATTACAGGTATCATCGTCGCGATAATTGGTGCTATCATTGCTGTTTTCTTGTGGAACTTGTTAACTTCTCGCAGTGCGACATAA
- a CDS encoding LL-diaminopimelate aminotransferase yields MATINDNYLKLKAGYLFPEIARRVNAFAEANPDAKIIRLGIGDVTEPLPEACRTAMIQAVEEMGDRTTFKGYGPEQGYAWLREKIAAHDFQARGADIDASEIFISDGSKCDTGNILDIFGKNNIIAVTDPVYPVYVDTNVMAGNTGDANDQGEFGGLVYLPISAENNFKAEIPSQKVDLIYLCFPNNPTGATATKEYLTAWVDYAKANNSIIFFDAAYEAYITDPALPHSIYEIEGARECAIEFRSFSKNAGFTGTRCALTVVPKTLTAKAADGSDVELWKLWNRRQSTKFNGVSYIIQRGAEAVYSEAGQAQIKALVSFYLENAQIIREQLLAAGLAVYGGVNAPYVWVKTPNNLSSWDFFDKLLQTVNVVGTPGSGFGAAGEGYFRISAFNSRENVEEAMKRITEKFKV; encoded by the coding sequence ATGGCAACGATTAACGACAACTACCTGAAGCTGAAAGCTGGTTACCTGTTTCCCGAAATTGCCCGGCGGGTGAATGCCTTTGCCGAAGCTAATCCTGACGCGAAAATTATTCGCTTGGGCATTGGCGATGTGACAGAACCTCTGCCGGAAGCTTGCCGTACAGCGATGATTCAGGCTGTGGAAGAAATGGGCGATCGCACTACCTTTAAAGGCTATGGTCCAGAACAAGGTTATGCTTGGTTAAGGGAAAAAATTGCCGCCCACGATTTTCAAGCCAGAGGGGCGGATATCGATGCCTCAGAAATCTTTATCTCCGATGGTTCCAAATGCGATACAGGCAACATTCTCGACATTTTCGGCAAAAATAACATAATTGCAGTTACTGACCCTGTATACCCCGTCTATGTAGACACTAACGTCATGGCTGGTAATACTGGGGATGCCAACGATCAAGGCGAATTTGGCGGTTTAGTATATCTACCGATTTCGGCTGAGAATAACTTCAAGGCTGAAATTCCTTCCCAGAAAGTCGATTTAATTTATCTGTGTTTCCCCAATAACCCCACTGGTGCAACTGCTACCAAAGAATATCTCACAGCGTGGGTAGATTATGCCAAAGCGAATAACTCAATTATTTTCTTTGATGCTGCCTACGAAGCTTATATCACCGATCCCGCCCTTCCTCATTCCATATACGAGATTGAAGGCGCAAGAGAATGTGCCATTGAGTTTCGTTCTTTCTCCAAGAATGCAGGTTTTACCGGAACCCGTTGCGCGTTAACCGTTGTACCCAAGACGCTGACAGCAAAAGCGGCTGATGGTTCCGATGTGGAACTGTGGAAGCTGTGGAATCGCCGCCAATCGACTAAATTTAATGGCGTTTCCTACATCATCCAACGGGGTGCAGAAGCGGTTTACTCCGAGGCAGGACAGGCGCAAATTAAAGCCTTGGTGAGTTTTTACCTAGAAAATGCCCAAATTATTCGTGAACAACTATTAGCGGCTGGATTAGCTGTGTATGGTGGGGTAAATGCACCTTATGTATGGGTAAAAACTCCGAATAACTTATCTAGTTGGGACTTTTTCGACAAGCTGCTGCAAACTGTGAATGTAGTGGGTACACCCGGTTCTGGTTTTGGCGCTGCGGGTGAAGGTTACTTCCGCATTTCCGCATTTAATAGTCGGGAAAATGTCGAAGAAGCTATGAAGCGGATTACCGAAAAGTTTAAAGTGTAA
- a CDS encoding ATP-binding protein, which translates to MNSPIKFTQPPRLKTNTFLKRLLLGDTSVSPQRFKLLQNFSIVSLLSFTLAMGWLTGFYRQQAVKNVVNIKEEDNVVLTKILANNLWRKYGSFFSSTKTLSDQELLADPRISQIHRAVLLQVQGSSIAKVKIFDLQGRTIFSTEFAQIGKITKSSAFQAAKSGQIVSHIGHRDTFTGLTSKIKNRHLLGSYIPIYDQQTNKKIIGVFEVYTDVTPWLHQIRSTQVTIIVKVSLILAILYILLFAFVYRADALLKKQYQELQESEVSYRLQTSDLEDTLTELQQAQSQLTDLLERSQLLNHLSTEIRNSLALESILESAVNAIFQQLKVDICTFGWYRCDTKTPLLEVVQEQRNPQLRSWLGSYQLEEFPRLFQHIFEDKIYTLDLQNPEDIPDQELTTFCESMKINLYLALPIHTEGKIGAFKMGRVDGSLAWEPDEIELLQNLATQLAIAIQQANLYQTSQCKSQELQRAYQELQQTQVQLIQSEKMSSLGQLVAGIAHEINNPVNFIYGNLEPVTEYTEALLKIVQLYQASDTNPSTEIMKVVEEVDLEFIVQDLPKTIQSMKTGALRIQDIVKSLRTFSRLDEACLKAVDLHENIDSTLMILQSQLNGQTGLPEIVLIKNYGNLPKFECYVGLLNQVFMNLLMNAIQAIEERQIMEVDPTYQGMITITTMVEPSEAVSISVQDNGIGMTLEVKARIFNPFFTTKTVGKGTGMGLPNSYQIVTNNHQGELFFDSTWGEGTIFTIRLPKTKVKNQ; encoded by the coding sequence ATGAATTCACCCATAAAATTCACTCAACCGCCCAGGTTAAAAACAAACACATTCCTCAAGCGACTTTTATTAGGGGATACCTCGGTATCGCCACAACGTTTTAAGTTACTGCAAAATTTCTCGATTGTTAGCCTCCTTTCATTTACCCTGGCTATGGGCTGGCTGACTGGGTTCTATCGTCAGCAGGCTGTAAAGAACGTAGTCAATATTAAGGAAGAAGATAATGTTGTCCTCACAAAAATACTTGCGAATAACCTCTGGAGAAAGTATGGGTCATTTTTTTCCTCTACCAAAACCCTGAGTGATCAAGAGCTATTAGCAGACCCTAGAATTAGCCAGATTCATAGAGCGGTGCTACTTCAAGTTCAAGGTTCGTCCATAGCCAAAGTCAAGATTTTTGATTTGCAAGGGCGGACGATATTCTCGACGGAGTTCGCTCAAATTGGAAAGATAACCAAATCTTCGGCTTTTCAAGCGGCTAAATCTGGACAAATTGTCAGTCACATTGGACACCGAGATACCTTTACAGGTTTAACCAGCAAGATTAAAAATCGTCATTTACTCGGAAGCTATATTCCGATTTATGATCAGCAGACTAACAAAAAGATCATCGGTGTATTTGAGGTCTATACCGATGTTACCCCTTGGTTGCATCAGATTAGATCCACCCAAGTCACGATTATTGTCAAAGTCTCGCTCATTTTGGCAATTCTTTACATTTTACTCTTTGCCTTTGTCTATAGGGCAGATGCTTTACTGAAAAAGCAATATCAAGAATTGCAAGAGTCTGAAGTATCTTATCGGCTGCAAACCAGTGACTTAGAAGATACCTTGACTGAACTACAACAAGCCCAAAGTCAACTCACAGACCTCCTGGAGCGCAGCCAACTGCTCAATCACCTCAGCACAGAAATTCGCAACTCCCTAGCCTTAGAAAGTATTCTTGAGAGTGCTGTCAACGCCATTTTTCAGCAACTCAAGGTGGATATTTGTACCTTTGGTTGGTATCGTTGCGATACTAAAACACCCCTGTTGGAAGTAGTGCAAGAACAGCGAAATCCCCAACTTCGCAGTTGGTTAGGCTCTTATCAGCTTGAGGAATTTCCTCGGTTATTTCAGCATATCTTTGAAGACAAAATTTATACACTTGATCTCCAAAATCCAGAGGATATTCCAGATCAAGAGCTAACAACATTTTGTGAATCAATGAAGATTAATCTTTATCTAGCTTTACCGATTCACACCGAGGGTAAAATAGGTGCATTTAAGATGGGACGAGTGGATGGGAGTCTGGCTTGGGAACCCGATGAAATTGAGCTATTACAAAACTTAGCAACTCAATTGGCGATCGCTATTCAACAAGCCAACCTTTATCAAACTTCCCAGTGCAAAAGTCAAGAACTCCAACGAGCTTATCAAGAATTACAACAAACCCAAGTGCAACTGATTCAATCAGAAAAAATGTCCAGCTTGGGTCAACTGGTAGCAGGTATTGCCCATGAGATTAACAATCCAGTCAATTTTATCTATGGCAACCTAGAACCTGTAACCGAATATACTGAAGCTTTATTAAAAATTGTTCAACTTTACCAAGCCTCCGATACTAATCCTTCCACAGAAATCATGAAGGTCGTGGAAGAAGTTGATTTAGAGTTTATCGTCCAAGACTTACCTAAAACTATTCAATCAATGAAGACAGGGGCATTACGGATTCAGGATATTGTCAAATCTCTGCGAACCTTTTCACGCCTAGATGAAGCTTGCCTAAAAGCAGTAGACCTGCATGAAAATATTGATAGTACCCTGATGATTTTACAAAGTCAGTTAAATGGTCAAACGGGTTTGCCAGAGATTGTTTTAATTAAGAACTATGGCAATCTGCCTAAATTTGAATGCTATGTTGGCTTGCTAAATCAGGTGTTTATGAACCTGTTGATGAATGCTATTCAAGCCATTGAAGAACGGCAAATCATGGAGGTTGACCCAACCTATCAGGGCATGATTACTATCACTACAATGGTAGAGCCATCGGAGGCGGTTTCAATTTCGGTGCAAGATAACGGGATAGGCATGACTCTAGAGGTTAAAGCTAGGATTTTCAATCCTTTTTTTACTACTAAAACTGTCGGTAAAGGGACAGGTATGGGATTGCCCAATAGCTATCAAATTGTCACGAACAATCATCAAGGAGAGTTATTTTTTGATTCGACTTGGGGGGAAGGCACGATTTTTACAATTCGATTGCCAAAGACAAAGGTGAAAAATCAGTAA